A region of the Azospirillum sp. B510 genome:
GGAGACCACCATCGCGCGGATGATGGGGCGGCCGGGGACCAGCGTCCTGCATGTGCCGGACGTCGGCCACACCCCGACCTTGAGCGACCCGCTGCATATCGGCGCCCTGGCCCGCTGGATGGCGGACCGCCATGCCCTGCCGGTGGAAAGCACCATCGGCTGGAGCGCCGGCGCCGCGCGCATCCTGTTCCGCTGAGGGGTTTGGCGATGACCGACGGCTTCCATTTCGTCCGCCATGGCGAGACCGACGACAACCGGCGCGGCGTGCGCTGCGGCGGCGACCGCGACGTGCCGCTGACCGACCGCGGGCTCGAACAGGCGCGGGCGGCGGCGGAGCGCTTCCGCCGTTCGGGCCGGCCCTGCGGTCTGGTGGTGGCCGGGCCGCTGCGGCGCACCGTCGCCACCGGCGCCCTGTTCGCCGAGCTGCTCGGCGTTCCGCTCGTCCGGCGCGACTGGCTGCGCGAGCGCGGCCTGGGGGAGTGGAACGGCCTGTCCATCGAGCAGACCCGCCCCTGGTTCGCCGCCGGGCGGACGCCGCCGGGCGGGGAAGGCGAGGAGGTCTTCGCGGCCCGCGTCCTGGACGGCGTCGATGACCTTGCCGACGGGCCCGACGGCCTGCTGGCGCGCCGGCCGCTTCTGGTCGGCAGCAAGGGGATCGGCCGCATCCTGCTGCACCGCCTCGCCGGACGGCCGGGCGTGGAGCTGGGGAATTGCGAGGTCGTGGCCTTCACCCGTCCGCCCGCCCCGCCGGGCGGGCGGTGGCGCTGCGATCCGCTTGAGGCGCCGCCCGCCACCCATTGCCCGCCGCCCGCTGTCCGGCCCGAGCCGGATGCGGTCGAACACTGAATTGATGCGCGGATGCCGCGCGAAGTCGCATGGATCCGGAGGAGGAGAGGGGCGATGAAGCTCAAGATTGGTACGCGGCTCATGCTGCTGGTGTTCGGTGTGGCGCTGCTCAGCACGCTGGCCGGAGCCACCGTCCACCTGACGGGGACGCGCACGAACCTGACCGAACAGCGCAAGGCCAAGGTCAAGGAGATGGTGGAGGCCGCCGCCTCCGTCGTCGCGCTGTATGGCGAGCAGGAGAAGGCCGGCAAGCTGTCGCGCGCCGAGGCGCAGGAGCGCGCCCGCGACGCCGTGCGCTCCATGCGCTATGGCAATGGCGAGTATTTCTTCGTCTATGACTATGCAGGCGTCAGCCTGGTGCATGGCCTGCGCCCGCAGGTCGAAGGCAAGAACCTGCTGAACCTGAAGGACCCCGACGGCGTCCCCTTCAACATGCAGATGACCGAGGCGGCCAAGGCCGGCGGCGGCTTCGTCGTCTTCCGCCACAAGCGCACCGACGATGCCGAGCCGTCGCCGAAGATCGCCTACGCCGCCGGCTATCAGCCCTGGCAATGGATGATCGGCACCGGCGTCTACACCGACGACGTCGACGCGGAGTTCCGCGTCCGCGTCTGGCGCGAGCTGGAGGTGTCGCTGGTTCTGCTGGCGATCAGCGTCGGCATCGGCATCTGGGTGTCGCACGGCCTGTCGCGTCCGCTGCTGGCGATCCGCGATGTGCTGGGCCGCATCGGCGGCGGCGATCTCGCCGCCGATGTTCCCCATGCCGGGCGTCCGGACGAGATCGGCGACATGGCCCGCGCCGTGGCCGGTCTCGCCACCACCCTGCGGGCCGCCCGCGACGAGAGCCAGCGCGCCGAGCTGGAGCGCGCCGCCCGCGACCTCCAGCGCGAGCGCCTGTCCGCCCGCGCCGCCGAGTTCGCCCGCGCCATGGACGAGGTGGTGGCGACGCTCAGCACCACCACGGTGGACCTGCATGACCGCACCGCCGCCCTGACCAGCGACGCCGCCAGCACCACCGACGAGGCGCATGCCGCCGCCGGCGCGGCGCGGGGCGCCTCCGACAGCGTCGAATCCGCCGCCCAGGCCAGCGAGGAGCTGCGCAGCTCCATCGCCGAGATCAGCCGTCAGGTGGAAAGCGCCGCCCAGACCGCCTCGCGCGCGGTGACCGAGACCGCCAACACCACCGGCATCGTCACCGGCCTCGCGTCCGCCGCCGAACAGATCGGCGCGGTGGTGGAGCTGATCAACTCGATCGCCGGCCAGACCAACCTGCTGGCGCTCAACGCCACCATCGAGGCCGCCCGCGCCGGCGAGGCCGGCAAGGGCTTCGCCGTCGTCGCCAGCGAGGTCAAGAGCCTCGCCACCCAGACGGCGAAGGCGACGGAGGACATCCAGGCCCAGGTCGGTGCGATCCGGGCGGCGACGGCGAACGCCATCAGCGCCATCGAAGGCATCGCCAGCCTGATCACCAACCTCAGCGGACTGAACGGCGAGGTAGCGTCGGCGGTGCAGCAGCAGGAGGCGGCGACCCACCAGATCTTCGCCAACGCCCGCACCGCCGCCGACAACTCCCGCCGCGTCACCAGCAGCGTCGGGTCGCTGTCCTCGACCATGACCGTCACCAGCGAGCGGATGCGTCTGGTGTCCTCCAGCGTGGAGAATGTCTCCGAACAGTCGGAGCGGCTGAAGGACGAGGTCCAGCGCTTCGTGGCGGAGGTGAACGCCGCCGCCTGACCGGAGATGCCCGGCGGGCCATGGGGGTGGCTTCCAGCGGTTCAGGCCGCCGGGGGCCGCCCCTTTTCCGTTTCCGGCCCCATTTCCGGCCCCACTTCCGGTCGCGTTTCCAGCGCTGTCTCAGCCCTTGCCGCCGTCGATCGCCACCGGCAGGCGGACGAGGTCGCGGTTCCAGGTGATGCGGCATTTGTCGAGGTTGAGCCGCGTCATGTAGACATAGGCGGTCTTGCCGGCGTCCCCGAAATTGCGGTCCCGGCTGGCGGGATCGAGCAGGGCGGGATAGTCGAAGGCCGCCGCGTCGCCGCAATCATGGCGGAACAGCAGCGGGGCCGCCCACAGAAGCGCCGGTTTCGACCAGCTCAGCAGATCCGGCGAGGTCGTGGTCCAGATGCCGGTCCGCCCGTCGCGGCTCATCGCCAGCGTGGCGATGAAGAGGCCGCTGGCGCGGTGGCGGACGACGCTGCGCACCGTGCCTTGCAGCATGTCCGGGGCGACCGGGGCGCAGACATGGCGTTCCGGCGTATCGCCGTTGCGGATCTGGTCGTCGCGGACGAAGCGGACGGAGAAGGATTTGCCGTCCCAGCCGCGCCAGGACCGCGGGTCGGCGAGGTTGTCGCTACGCATCAGGCAGGCGCCGCGCTGTTGCGCCCCGAACCGCTCGGCCCAGAGGAAGGCGTACCAGTGGTCGCCATCGCGGATGATGTTGCTCGGCGCGAAATAGCCGCTGCGCTGGCCGATGTCGCCGCTGTAGGGATAGGGCAGCGTCGCCACCGTGTGGTTGGGCGGAGCGGCGCTCAGCCGGAAACTCGCCCCGCCGTCGGTGGAGACCGCGGCGGTGATGCTGTTGCGCCAGCAGCGCATATATTGGCCGGACGGGCAGAGCGCCCGCCGCTTGTCGGCATGGAACTCGTTGCTGACCAGGGCGAACACGCTGGTGCCGTCCGGTGTGTGGAAGGAGGAGATCCAGCTGCGGTCGTCATGCAGCCGGGGATCGTCCTGTCCGTGGCCCTGGAAGATCACCGCGCAGTTCGGCCGCAGGGCGTCCAGCGACGGGCCGGTCAGTGCCCGCGCGGTGGCGTGCGTGGCGATCAGATGCACCGTGCCGCCGGCATCGCGGAAGGCGCGCGCCGGGGTGTCCGGCGCGTCGCTCTCGCCGCAGGCGTCGCGCCGCCAGGAGGTGACCGTTTCCGGCTCCCCCGTCTTGGTGATGGTCAGGGCCTGGGCGGGCACGACGGCCAGGCCCAGCGTCAGCGCGAGGGCCATTGTGCGGCGGAGCATGGCGGCCGTTCCCAGTCCCGTTTCCCGTCCCGTCACTTGCCGGTCGCGATGGATTTCAGGAAGGGTGCCGGTTGCAGCCGGTTGGCGATCAGGAAATCGAGATAGCGGGCGGCCGACTCGGCGCGGTGACGGTCGTAGGCATCCGGATCGAACGCGATCAGCGACTTCAGCCGGCCGCGGGTCAGCGGCATCGTCAGGTCGGCGGCGTCGGCATAGGGCACGCCGGTGTTCTCGCACAGCTCGCGCGTGCGCGAATCGATGGTCACCGTCAGGCCCATCCGCTCCGCCTGGATCGCCAGGGCGACGCCGTGATAGCGGCAGCCGATGGTCAGATCCTGCTGGCGCAGAGTGTCCATCCAGGCCGGCACGTCATAGTAGGAGCGCATGTAATTCCGGCACCAGGCCTTGAACTCCCCGAACGAATAGTGCGGCACGGTGTGGCGGTGGATTTCCGTCAGCGCATGGGGGTCGATGCCGTCGAACAGCCCGCGCGAGGCGCGGATCATCTCGCCCATCGACTGGACGATGTATTGGCCGGGCGCCAGCGGATCCATCATCAGGGCGATCAGCTGATGCTCGATCTCCCGCGTCTTGACCCAGGCCTGATGGCCGCCGGCCACCGTGATCGAGCGCGGCAGGTCGAGCGCCGACCAGTTCGCGTGGATTTTCCGCCCAAGCCCCGGCGCCTGGTTGAGGAAATGCGACGGGCAGCCGCCCGGCAGCGACCCGGCGATGCCGAGCTTGTCCAACTGCGCCGTGGTGTAGGCGCCGCGGGTGTAGATGTTGGTGGAGCAGGCGGAGGCGGGATTCGACGCCGCGATCACCTGGGCCCAGCGCAGCGTGCCGGGGCTGAGCTCGATGTCGTGGTCATAGCTGTTGGCCTGGGCGCCAAGGCCGATGGCGACGATGGGCAGGCCCGATTTCTCCAGATTTTCGGCCATCTGGCCGTAATCGGTGTGGCGGCCCAACTGGTTGGCGCAGGGAATGACGATGATGTCGGCATTGTTCCGCAGCGTTTCCGCCGAGGAGCCCCAGCTGAAGTGCTTCACCGGATTGGTGATGTGGCTACAGATCGAATGGACGAAGGCGAGGTTGCCGTTGTTGTGCCCGATGCCGTTGAAAAGGTCGTCGAACGCGGCGTTCGAATAGAGACCCAGGTTCGGCGTCTTCCACAGGACAGCGACGCGCAGAGGCTGGGACGACGCGCTGCCGGCGGTCTGTTCGGACGTCCGGCCGGAAGAGTGCGGCCGGTCGACAGGGGTATCGATGACGATGTCTTCAAGCATGTCGGCTCTAGCCTCGGATCGGTGGATGCCGGATACATATCGACGGTAAGCGAAGGCGACAGGAATTCGCAAGTGACATCCTGAGAATCATCCGAGGAATTGAGGTCATGACTGTAAATGTATTTTCAATATAATCTATATATTGATCTTTGTTTGCATTGTTCTGATTTTTATAATTAACGTCTTTGCAAGATCATTCGAATTTCGATGGATATTCCCTGCCGGCAGGGATGGGGTTGAAAAGGGAACCGCGCCACCCCATTTCCAGCTTCGGCCCCGGAAACCGATGCCTGGACCAAGCTCCAACCAGGGTGCCAGGAAAACTCACCTGGGCGCCCCTTTAACTTTTTGTGAAAATTCCTACATGGAGTCAGTTGCGCCGTTGATGGCGCCGACCCGGGTGGTATGATCGTCGCCTTGAAGATACTTCTTTTTCCATCGGTCCGGCCACGCTGACCGCGTGGCCCGTCAGTTCCGCTCCGGCCTTGCGGCGTGTTGGCTGCCGCGGCCCCTTCCCCGGTCGCGGCGCCGCCCGCGGGGCCGGAGAGGGCCCCTTTCACCCGTCCCGCACCGAGAACCGGTGCACGCTGTCCGGCAGCGTCGAATGCCGGCAACGAACCAACAAACAACAACCGGCATCAACAGGACCGACCGGATCGACGCCGGGCCATCGCCCGCGGCGGCGCCCCCTGTCGGCAGGGAGAACAGAGACACCATGCAGCGCAACGCTGAAACCCGCAACACGCAACCCCGTACCGCCGCCCCCCGTACCGCCGCCCCCCGTTCCGCCGCCCCCCGTTCCGCCGAGCCGATGCAGCTCTATCTGCAGGACGCCCGCAAATACCAGTATCTGACGCCGGAGCTTGAACTTGAGCTGGCCGCCCGCTGGCATGACCATCAGGATCCGGCGGCGCTCGACCGGCTGGTCGGCAGCCATTTGCGGCTCGTCGTCAAGATGGCGCGCGGCTATCTCGGCTACGGCCTGCCGCTGGCCGATCTGGTGGCGGAGGGCAATGTCGGCCTGATGCAGGCGGCGCAGAAGTTCGATCCGGGCAAGGGCTTCCGCTTCGCCACCTACGCCTCCTGGTGGGTGCGCGCCGCGATCCAGGAATATGTCCTGCATAATTGGTCGCTGGTGAAGATCGGCACCACCGCCGGACAGAAGAAGCTGTTCTTCAGCCTGCGCCGCCTGAAGGCGCGGATGCAGGAATTGGATAGCGGCGACCTGTCGCCGGAGGCGGTGGAGAGCATCGCCACCGAGCTGAACGTGTCGAAGGCCGAGGTGGTGGAGATGAACCGCCGCCTGGGCAACGACCGTTCGCTGAATGTCGGGCTGTCGGAGGATGGCGATGCCGAATGGCAGGATCTGCTGGCCGACGACCGGCCGGACCAGGAGACGGTGCTGGCCGATTCCGAGGAGCGCCGGCGGCGCCAGCAGTTCCTGAAGCTGGGTCTGGGCGTGCTGGACGACCGCGAACGCCGCATCCTGGTCGCCCGCCGTCTGCGGGACGAGCCGCTGACGTTGGAGGAGCTGAGCCAGACCTTCCAGGTCTCGCGCGAGCGCGTGCGCCAGTTGGAGGTCCGCGCCTTCGAGAAGCTGCAAAAGGCGGTGATCGCCACCGCGCGGACGGAACAGGTGGCGGTGGAGAAGGCTCGCCTGATCGCCGGCGCCTGACGGTCGAAGCCCGAGGTTCAAAAGTCAGATGGGACGATTCCGATGGGGCGCGGCCTGCGATGGGCCGCGCCCTTTTTCGTGCCGTCCTGTCACTCTCCCTCGAACGACACAACCCGCATGTCCCGTCCGGCGCGCAGGCTGCGGTCGTGACTGCCGCAGGCGGGGCAGGGGGAGATCAGGCTTTCCGGTGAGAAATCGGCGCCACAGGCGGCGCAGCGGGCCTGCAAGGCGATGCGGTTGACCGCCAGCTCGGCCCCGGCTGCCGGAGTGTCCTCCGTCACGATGGGGAAGCAGAACAGCAGGGCGTCCGGATCGATGGCGGAGGCGACGCCGATGTCCACCGTGACGCGGGTCACCCGCCGCAGCCCTTCACGCCCGGCGCTCTCCGTCACCAGGGAGACGATGCTTTCGCAAAGCGACAGCTCATGCATCGGCGTCTCGGCAAAATACCATTGGTCAATGGTATGAAGTCTTCACCTGATTCGACCAGGACGCTTTGATGTAAATCATATCGGAGTGTGCGGAGCGGTGATAAGAAAGGCAGGTCTGTTGCAAAGACAGGACAGACCCGCCTCTTGGATCAGATCATCAGACGGGCCCTATGTCTTCCCGATCATAACGGGCCAGCATTATGAACGATAACTCAGTACAGCTCCTCCTCTTGCAACGTTTCCGGTCCTGCGGGCCGGAATCCCTCATCGCCGGTTGCCATCCGCCCTGAGGCCAGCCGGTTTCCGAAGGACCGGATCCGTCCCCCGGCCGGTCCCGTGCGGGGCCTGACAGCCGATATGCCCGCTTTCCCCTCGACGCCCGGAGGCCATGGCCGTTCCGGCGATGCCGCCTGTTGCGCGGAATTCCCGGGAGGGGGCGGGCTGAACCGGGGAGACGCGCGCAGCACCGGACGCGCAAGAACCGCCGCACCACGCAAGCGGCGCCCGCGTCACGGCCTGAAGGAGGTCATCGACCATGAGCATGATGCTGATGATCCATCCGGACAAATGCACCGGATGCCGCAACTGCGAACTGGCCTGTTCCATGGAGCATGAGGGCAACTTCCGACCGAAGGCGTCCCGCATCCATGTCTATACCTGGGAACGCGAAGGCTTCTCCGTCCCCATGATGTGCCAGCAGTGCAAGGACGCCGCCTGCGTCACCGTGTGCATGCCCAGGGCGATGCACCGTAATCCGGCGAACGGGCAGGTCGAACTCGACGCCGACAAATGCATCGGCTGCAAGATGTGCGTGCAGGCCTGCCCCTTCGGCTGCGCGTCGTGGGATTTCCAGGGCCTTCAGATCCTGAAATGCGACACCTGCGATGGCTCGCCCTCCTGCGCGGCCATCTGCCCCACCCATGCGCTGGAATGGGTCGAGGACACCATATCGGCGCAGGCGCGCAAGCGCTCCTTCGCCGCCAAGCTCAAGAACGCCTTCGCGGAGGTCTGATCATGCATGGCTGGATTGGCAGGATCCTTCGGATCGACCTCGGCACCGGCAAGGTCTCGACCGAAGCGCTGAAGCCCGAACTGGCGCGCGACTATATCGGCGCCCGCGGGCTGGGCACCAAATACATGTATGACGAGGTCGATCCGATGGTCGACCCGCTGTCGCCCGCCAACAAGCTGATCTTCGCGTCGGGGCCGATGACCGGCACCTTCGCGCCGTCGGCCGGACGCTACGACGTCGTCACCAAGGGGCCGCTGACCGGCACCATCGCCGCGTCGAATTCCGGCGGCGCCTGGGGACCGGAGCTGAAATATGCCGGCTACGACATGCTGATCCTCGAAGGCCGGGCGGAAAAGCCGGTCTATCTGTGGATCCAGGATGAAAAGGTGGAGATCCGCGACGCCGCCCATCTGTGGGGCAAGGACGTGCCGGAAACCACCGAGGCGCTGAACGCGGAGACGGCGGCCGACGCCAAGATCGCCTGCATCGGCCCGGCCGGCGAAAACCTCTCCTTCATCGCCGCCATCATGAACGACATGCAGCGCGCCGCCGGCCGCACCGGCGTCGGCGCGGTGATGGGATCGAAGAACCTGAAGGCGGTGGTGGTGCGCGGCACCGGCGCCGTCACCGTCGCCGACAAGGACGCCTTCCTGGCTGCGGTGGCCAAGGCCAGCACCATGATCAAGGAGCATCCGGTCGGCGGCACCGGCCTGCGGCTCTACGGCACCAACGTGCTGGTCAACATCCTGAACTCGGTCGGCGGCCTGCCGACCGCCAATTTCCAGGACGGCCATTACCCGACCGCCGACAAGGTGGGGGGCGAGACGCTGGCGGCCAACCAGTTGCAGCGGCCGAAGGGCTGCTTCTCCTGCATCATCTCCTGCGGCCGCGCCACCAAGGTCACCAATCCCAAATACAAGGGCGAGGGCGAGGGGCCGGAATACGAAACCGCCTGGGGCTTCGGCCCGGACTGCCTGATCGACGATCTCGATGCGGTGCTGAAGGCCAATTATTACTGCAACGAATACGGCATCGACACCATCTCGATGGGCGGCACCGTCGCCTGCGCCATGGAGCTGTTCCATCGCGGCGTCATCACGCTGGAGGACACCGAGGGGCTGGAGCTCGACTTCGGCAATGCCGAGGCGATGGTGGAGGCGGTGCGGCTGACCGGCCTCGGTCAGGGCTTCGGCAGGAAGCTGGCGCTGGGCTCCTACCGGCTGGCCAGCCTCTACGGCCATCCCGAACTGTCGATGACGGTCAAGAAGCAGGAGATGCCGGCCTATGATCCGCGCGCGGTGCAGGGCATCGGGCTGAATTACGCCACCAACAACCGCGGCGGCTGTCACGTCCGCGGCTATTCGATCAGCCCCGAGGTGCTGGGCGTGCCCTTCAAGGTCGACAAGGACACCATCGACGGCAAGGCGGAGCTGGTGGCCCTGTTCCAGAACCTGACGGCGGCGCTGGATTCCACCGGTTCGTGCCTGTTCACCACCTTCGGCATCGGCGCCCCGGAATTCGCCGAGCTGATGACCTCGCTCACCGGCTTCGCCTATACGGGCGAGAGCTTCGTCGAGGCGGGCGAGCGGGTGTGGAACCTGGAGCGGTTGTGGAACCTGAAGTCCGGCCTGACCGCCGCCGACGACACGCTGCCGCCGCGCCTGCTGAAGGAGCCGATCGTGACCGGTGCCTCCAAGGGGGCGGTCAGCCGCCTGCCGGAAATGCTGCCGCTCTATTACGGCGTCCGCGGCTGGGATGCCGATGGCGTTCCCACCAAGGAAAAGCTGAGCGCGCTGGCGCTGGCCTGACCCCGTCCGCGCCGCCGCCCTCACCTTGGCGGGGCGGCGGCGCGGATCGCGGTTCGCGCGGACAGGCCGGGCGGAAAGGCGGTTGTGCCATGAAAATCTCCTATTTCGCGCTTCTGCGCGACGCCACCAGAAAGCACAGCGAGGTTTGGGAGCGGCCGGCGCCGACCCTGCGCGTCCTGATGGACGATCTGGCCGCCGAATACGGCGCGAATTTCGCCCGCTGGGTGATGAAGAACGGGGAGCTGGCCGGCTACGCCATCATCCTGGTGAACGGCAAGGACGTGCGCGGCCTGCAAGGGCTGGACACGCCGCTGGCCGCGGATTCCGACGTCTTCATCTTTCCGCCGCTGGCCGGCGGCTGAGAAAGGGGCGAGCCATGACCTCGACCACGCTCCCCATCCTGGTTCTGCTCGGGGGCTTCCTTCTTCAACTGCTGCTCGGCCGCTGGCTGACACCCGTCGGCAAGGGCGCGCTGGCGGCCGCGACGGTTTTCCTCTCCTTCCTGGCGACGCTGACGCTGGTGCCGGCCAGCATGGCCGGTCTGGCGCTGACGGCGCCGCTGCTGCCGGCATGGGACGGGCCGTTCTCCATCGCCCTGCGCATCGACGGACTCGGCGTCCTGTTCATGCTGATGGGCACCAGCATCGGCGCCGCCATCCTGCTGTTCTCCGTCCGCTACATGGAGCATGAGAAGCAGGGCACGACCCGCTTCTATGCGATCATGCTGGTGTTCATCGCCGGGCTGCTGCTGCTGGCCGGTGCCGCCGACATGCTGGGCGCCTATCTGGCCTGGGAGGTGATCGGGCTGTGCTCCTACAGTCTGGTCGGCTTCTGGTACCGGCAAAAGGCGGCGACCGACGGCGCGCGCAAGGTGCTGGTCATCACTCATCTGGCCGGCTACGGCTTCCTGATCGGGCTTGTGTTGGTCTATGCGCGCGCCGGCTCGCTGGCCTGGACCGATCCGGCGGTGGGGACCGCCTTCACCTCCGGCGTCGCCGCGCTGTTCATCGCCGCGGCGATGGCGAAATCGGTGATGTTCCCGCTGCACAGCTGGATCCCCGAGGCGATGAACGCCCCGACCCCGGTGTCGGCGCTGCTGCATTCGGCCTGCTACGTCAAGGCCGGCGTCTACCTGATCGCCCGCATGTATGGGGTGGGCGGTGGGCAATGGCACGCCGCGTTGCAGGGGCCGCTGCTGGCGGTCGGCTGCGTCACCATCCTGGTCGGCGTCATCTTCGCCATGGCGCAGACCGACCTGAAGCGGCTGCTGGCCTTCCACACGGTGAGCCAGCTCGGCTACATCGTCGTCGGGCTGGCGCTCGGCAGCGATCTCGGGCTGGCGGCCGGGCTGTTCTATTGCCTGAGCCACGCGCTGTTCAAGGGCACGCTGTTCATGTGCGCCGGCGCCATCCAGCATGCCTGCGGAACGCGCGACCTGCGCGATCTCGGCGGGCTGGCCAGCGTGATGCCGGGCACGGCGACGGTGTGGATCATCGCCGCCGCCGCCATCGCCGGGGTGCCGCTGACCAACGGCTTCGTCGCCAAATGGCTGCTGTTCGGCGCCGCCCTCGACAAGGGGCTGCTGGCGGTGGTGCTGGTCGGCTGGATCGGCAGCATCCTGACCGCCTTCTCCTTCCTGAAGGCAACCGTCAACGCTTTCTACGGCGTGCCGTCCAAGGCCCTGCTCGGCAAGCGCATCCACGAGGCGTCGCCCAGCATGCTGGCCGGCATGGGTTCGATGGCCGGGCTGTGCCTGCTGTTCGGGCTGGCGCCGCAGCTGCTCATGGTGCCGGTGGTGGCGCCGGCGGTGCGGTCGCTGGGCTTCGACTGGGCGGTGCGGATGAGCTGGCTCGGCATCCTGACCGATCGCGGCAGCGTCGCCATGACGGTGGGCGGCGCGGTGGTGCTGGCCTCGGCGATGCTGGGGCTGCTGGTCTACCGGCTGGCCCAGGCGCCGGCCCCCGGTCTGGTCTCGGTCTATTCCGGCGGCGAGCCGCTGCCGGCCGGCGACCGTCCCGGCGCGGTCGATTTCGCCGAGATGGCCGAGCACGCCTTCCATCCCGTCTATTCGCTCGATCCCGATCCCGTCTTCCTGCGGATCTGGCGCGGCCTGACCCAGTTGGCCGGCGCCGCGCAGGCCGTGGGGCGCGCCCTGTTCGAGGATCGTCCGCTCCTGGCCATCGGTCTCGCCGCCATCGCGGCGCTGGCCGGCGTGTGGCTGGTCTGAGCGCAGCCGGAGGCATCCAACCATGGATATTGTGTTGATCCCCCTCTTTCTGGCGATCGCGCTCGGCGTGGCTCTCTATGCCCGCGCGATCCCGCAGGGAAATGGCGGGTGGTGGCGCTGCGCCGCCGCCACCGTCGCCCTGGCGGTCGCCGCCCGTCTGGCCGGTCACGGCTGGGCGGCGGTGCTGCTGGCGTCGGCCGCCGAATTCCTGGCGGTGGGCATGGTGTGGAGCGGCGGGACCGCAGAGGCCCGCGCCGCCGCGCGCAAATACCTGACCGCCGTGCTGCTCGCCACGCTGTGCGGCTGGGCCGCCCTGGCGCTGACCCATCTCGGCGCCGTGCGTCCGGCGGCTCCCTGGGACCGGCTGGCGGTGGCGTTTCTGCTGGTCGGCGTCGCGCTGAAGCTGGGTCTGGTGCCGGTCTATTTCTGGCTGCCGGCGGTGGCCCGCGCCTCCTCGGCGATGACGACGGCGCTGATCGTCGCGGTGGTCGATGTCGGCTCCTTCCGCGAGCTGCTGGCCCTGCGCGACGCCGCCCCCTGGATCTTCTTGGAATTCGCGCCGCTGTGGATCGGGCTGGCGGTGCTTTCGCTGCTGGGCGCGGCGTTGCTGGCGCTGGCCCAGCGCGCGTTGAAGCCGATGCTGGCCTTCTCCTCCATCGACGACATGGGCTATCTGCTGCTGGGTCTGGTGGCCGGCGGCGCCGACGGCATGGCCGGGGCGTGGTTCGGCATCCTCGGCCATGCGCTGGGCAAGATCGTGCTGTTCGGCGCGGTCGGGGCGGCGGAATGGCATCTCGGCCGGGCGGCGACGCTGGACGACCGCGGCCTGTCCACCCCGCTGCCGGTGGCGAGCGCCGCCTTCATACTGGGGGCGCTGGGCTTCATCGGCATCCCGCCGACGCTGGGCTTCATCGGTCATTGGCGGCTCTACCTGGCGGGGGCGGAACTGGGCGGGCCGCTGCTGCTGCTGGTGCTCTACGCCTCGTCGGCCATGGCCCTGCTCTGCTATGTCCGCGCCATCCACCGGGTGTGGCTGGGGCCGGCGGCATCCCCGGCGGCGGCATCCCCGGCGATCGGGCGGCCGCTGCCGCACCTCGCCGCCGCCGTGCTGCTGGCCTTCGCCGTCGCGCCGGTGCTGTTCGGGCTGATGCCCGACCGGCTGCGGCCCGCCGCCGAAC
Encoded here:
- a CDS encoding aldehyde ferredoxin oxidoreductase family protein, which codes for MHGWIGRILRIDLGTGKVSTEALKPELARDYIGARGLGTKYMYDEVDPMVDPLSPANKLIFASGPMTGTFAPSAGRYDVVTKGPLTGTIAASNSGGAWGPELKYAGYDMLILEGRAEKPVYLWIQDEKVEIRDAAHLWGKDVPETTEALNAETAADAKIACIGPAGENLSFIAAIMNDMQRAAGRTGVGAVMGSKNLKAVVVRGTGAVTVADKDAFLAAVAKASTMIKEHPVGGTGLRLYGTNVLVNILNSVGGLPTANFQDGHYPTADKVGGETLAANQLQRPKGCFSCIISCGRATKVTNPKYKGEGEGPEYETAWGFGPDCLIDDLDAVLKANYYCNEYGIDTISMGGTVACAMELFHRGVITLEDTEGLELDFGNAEAMVEAVRLTGLGQGFGRKLALGSYRLASLYGHPELSMTVKKQEMPAYDPRAVQGIGLNYATNNRGGCHVRGYSISPEVLGVPFKVDKDTIDGKAELVALFQNLTAALDSTGSCLFTTFGIGAPEFAELMTSLTGFAYTGESFVEAGERVWNLERLWNLKSGLTAADDTLPPRLLKEPIVTGASKGAVSRLPEMLPLYYGVRGWDADGVPTKEKLSALALA
- a CDS encoding MoaD/ThiS family protein produces the protein MKISYFALLRDATRKHSEVWERPAPTLRVLMDDLAAEYGANFARWVMKNGELAGYAIILVNGKDVRGLQGLDTPLAADSDVFIFPPLAGG
- a CDS encoding proton-conducting transporter membrane subunit, translated to MDIVLIPLFLAIALGVALYARAIPQGNGGWWRCAAATVALAVAARLAGHGWAAVLLASAAEFLAVGMVWSGGTAEARAAARKYLTAVLLATLCGWAALALTHLGAVRPAAPWDRLAVAFLLVGVALKLGLVPVYFWLPAVARASSAMTTALIVAVVDVGSFRELLALRDAAPWIFLEFAPLWIGLAVLSLLGAALLALAQRALKPMLAFSSIDDMGYLLLGLVAGGADGMAGAWFGILGHALGKIVLFGAVGAAEWHLGRAATLDDRGLSTPLPVASAAFILGALGFIGIPPTLGFIGHWRLYLAGAELGGPLLLLVLYASSAMALLCYVRAIHRVWLGPAASPAAASPAIGRPLPHLAAAVLLAFAVAPVLFGLMPDRLRPAAEPPHPHVAALSAPELPVELAGGVK
- a CDS encoding NADH-quinone oxidoreductase subunit 5 family protein produces the protein MTSTTLPILVLLGGFLLQLLLGRWLTPVGKGALAAATVFLSFLATLTLVPASMAGLALTAPLLPAWDGPFSIALRIDGLGVLFMLMGTSIGAAILLFSVRYMEHEKQGTTRFYAIMLVFIAGLLLLAGAADMLGAYLAWEVIGLCSYSLVGFWYRQKAATDGARKVLVITHLAGYGFLIGLVLVYARAGSLAWTDPAVGTAFTSGVAALFIAAAMAKSVMFPLHSWIPEAMNAPTPVSALLHSACYVKAGVYLIARMYGVGGGQWHAALQGPLLAVGCVTILVGVIFAMAQTDLKRLLAFHTVSQLGYIVVGLALGSDLGLAAGLFYCLSHALFKGTLFMCAGAIQHACGTRDLRDLGGLASVMPGTATVWIIAAAAIAGVPLTNGFVAKWLLFGAALDKGLLAVVLVGWIGSILTAFSFLKATVNAFYGVPSKALLGKRIHEASPSMLAGMGSMAGLCLLFGLAPQLLMVPVVAPAVRSLGFDWAVRMSWLGILTDRGSVAMTVGGAVVLASAMLGLLVYRLAQAPAPGLVSVYSGGEPLPAGDRPGAVDFAEMAEHAFHPVYSLDPDPVFLRIWRGLTQLAGAAQAVGRALFEDRPLLAIGLAAIAALAGVWLV